From Sardina pilchardus chromosome 9, fSarPil1.1, whole genome shotgun sequence, a single genomic window includes:
- the maf1a gene encoding repressor of RNA polymerase III transcription MAF1 homolog: protein MKLLENSSFEAINSQLTIETGDCQIIGRIESYSCKMAGEDKQMFKQFCQEGLPHVLEALSPPQTAGISPNKLSHSQSGDEGEGPLSDKCSRKTLFYLIATLNESFRPDYDFSRTKGHDFSREPSLNWVFNAVNSSLSAAAGEAYSRLQPLLWEAIDTEICLSECDIYSYNPDLDSDPYGEEGNLWSFNYFFYNKKLKRIVFFTCRSVSLFMAPRDSGIGNDLDLELDEDYEEEENIDEERCGAVCAQ from the exons atgaaacttTTAGAGAATTCAAGTTTTGAAGCCATCAATTCCCAGCTCACTATTGAGACAGGGGACTGTCAGATCATTGGACG AATCGAGAGCTACTCTTGTAAAATGGCAGGAGAGGACAAGCAGATGTTCAAGCAGTTCTGTCAAGAGGGCCTTCCTCACGTTTTGGAGGCCCTGTCACCTCCTCAAACAGCAGGCATTAGCCCCAATAA GCTGAGCCACAGTCAGAGTGGAGATGAAGGCGAAGGTCCACTATCCGACAAGTGCAGCAGGAAAACACTCTTTTACCTGATTGCCACCCTTAATGAGTCCTTCCGCCCAGACTATGATTTTAGCCGGACCAAAGGGCACGACTTCAGCAGAGAGCCCAGCTTGAACTGG GTGTTTAATGCTGTGAATAGCAGTCTGTCTGCTGCAGCAGGAGAGGCCTATAGCAGACTGCAGCCTCTCCTGTGGGAGGCCATCGATACAGAGATCTGCCTCTCTGAGTGTGACATTTACAG CTATAACCCTGACTTGGACTCGGACCCTTACGGTGAGGAGGGCAACCTGTGGTCCTTCAACTACTTCTTTTACAACAAGAAGCTGAAGAGGATCGTGTTCTTCACCTGCCGCTCAGTCAG TCTCTTCATGGCTCCACGAGACTCTGGGATCGGGAACGATCTTGATCTAGAGCTGGACGAGGActatgaggaagaggagaacatAGATGAGGAGAG gtgtggagctgtgtgtgcacagtga